From Deltaproteobacteria bacterium:
GGAACATCGAGTGAGGAGGCTTTTCGTGAGCAATCACGTGTACACGCAGGCTTCATCTCTCCATTTTACCGTGAAAACTGCAACTTTGGCGAGTTTTGAGATAGCTTCTTTGCACTCGACTTTGGCCATTTTCGGATAGCAGGAGGGAGAAGCATTCTCTAGGATAGAGTTGCTGTTCCACGGCAAACTCGACCTCTGGAGGTACTCCATGCCCTCGCTGCCTATCGAGATGATAGTGGTGTTAGCCCCTTTTGCGCAACTCTTTTCGGAGCCAGTCTGGCGCCACGTGCAGGTGCTGGTGGTCGGGGCGATTTTAGCGCCGGGGAAACGGACCGTCAGTAGTTGTTTACGCGTGATGGGGTTAGCGGGGGAGACGCACTTTACGAACTATCATCGGGTGCTGAACCGGGCGCAGTGGTCGACGTTGCAGGCAGGAAAGGTCTTGCTGGGCGTATTGGTGAAGGCCTTCGTGCCGCCCGGAGCTACGATCGTGCTGGGGGCGGACGACACGGTGGAGCGACGCAGCGGGCGCAAGATCAAGGTGAAGGGGTGTTATCGCGATGCCGTACGATCGTCGAAGAAGCACGTGGTGAAGTGTTTTGGGCTGAAGTGGGTGACAATGATGTTATTGGTCCGGGTGCCCTGGGCCAGGCGCGTGTGGGCGTTGCCCTTTTTAACGGTCTTGTGCTGGCCGCCCAAGTCGCGCTACCAGCGGCGGCACAAGACGAGTGTGGACCGGGTCCGGCAGATGATGCAGCAAGTGCGGCGCTGGCTGCCACAGCGCCTGCTCGTCTTGGTGGTCGATGGTGGGTTTGCCGTGGTGGCGCTCGCGTTGGCGTGCACCGTTAGTGAGGTGGTGCTGGTCAGTCGGATGCGACTGGATGCCGCACTCTATCATCCGCCTGGGCCGCACCCCGCCCGTAGGCGCGGACGAAAGCCCACCAAAGGCCCGCGCCAACGCAGTCTCAAATGCTGGGCGACGCGGTCGGACACGCCCTGGGAGTCGGTGGTCGTCAACTGGTATCACGGGGAACGCAAACCCTTGCAGGTCTTCTCCCGTACGGCGCTCTGGTATACTTCGGGGTGGGCCCCGGTCGCGATTCGTTTTGTGCTGGTGCGTGATCCCGACGGCCGGTTGGCCGATGCCGCCTTCTTGTGTACGGACCTGCAGGCTACGCCGACTCAGATCCTCGAGTGCGTGGTGATGCGCTGGTCGGTCGAAGTGACGTTTGAAGAAGCCCGCGCCCATCTGGGCCTGGAAACCCAACGCCAGTGGTCCGATCCCGCCATTGCCCGCACCACCCCGGTCTTGTTCGGCCTCTTTTCTCTGGTGACCTTGCTGACGCTACGCCTCTGCCCCACTGGCCACGTCCCCGTGGAAACTGCGGCGTGGTACCACAAATCGACCGCCACCTTTGCCGACTGTCTCGCCCTGGTGCGACGCTATCTCTGGCGCGCTCGCTATTGCAACAACTCTGCTCTCCACCCTGATCTCCTGCAATTGCCGCGAGAAGCCTTCGAGAGCTTGCTCGATGAACTCCCCTTAGCGGCCTAAGTGGCCAAAGTCGAGTTGCAAAGGTTCTGTGGAACCATGAAACACGCCAACAGAGCGCTGCGCTCCCCTCGCGCGGATACCCACTCTCGCTAACAGCCCAGAGTGTCGTGTTCTGCACTCCTTATGCTAAGCGAGACACAAAGCTCGTGATGAACGCGTTGGTTTGGTCTGGCACTTCAAGCTGTACAAAATGGCCGGTACCGATGGCGCGGGCGAGTTCGACGTGCTTGGCCTGCTTGAGCAAGGACTTGAGTTTCTCATGGTCAACGGCCTGCGGAAAGCTGTCTGCCAGCCAGGGCCCGGCGATCACTAGGACTGGCTGACGCATGGTGGCCGCGGGCGTGGCGGTGTCGGATGCCATGAGCTTGAGTTCTTTGACGCGAGTGTCTACGGGCGTACGACTCGCCTCTGTAACAGCAGCCTCGACGAGTGCGCGGTCAGCCTGGGCACCAAAAAAGCTGGTATACAACTGACGAAAATATTGTTCTCCGTCCGGTGCTGTCATCTTCTCAATCATCTCGGCATAAAAGCGCGCTGGCATTTTGCTTGGATGGTCGAGAGCGAAGCCAGGCGAGATGGCCGTATCCACCATCACGTAGGCTCTGGCTAACTCAGGATACTCGGAGCAGAAGTACACCCCCGCTGGGCCACCACCTGCATGCGCAATGGCGACCGCGTTGGTGAAGCCTTCGTGCCGCGCCAAGGCTGCAATATCCGCAGCGTGCTGCTGCGGGGTATGACCAGCGCCAGGCGTGGTGGACTTGCCCATGCCACGTCGATCCATACGAAGTATTCGATGGGAATTCTGAAAGTACCTCACTTGTTGTTCCCAGTGATTGAGATTCGAGCACCAACCGTGAATGAAAATCAGCGGAGGATTGCCCCGTTCGTTACCTTCGACCTTGTAGTGTAACTCAGCCCCATCGTCAGTCCTGAATGTCGGCATCATGTCCTCCCGTCTCCGTGTGATCTTTTACAAGCATTACGTGCCGCCACACCCTATCTACGTCTGGGCCTGCCTGCAAGCCAACAGGAAGACCACAGATCACGTCGCGGACACCATCTGGTTGGGCCATGGGTGGGTTGTCAACGCGCTGGATTCTCAGCACACTGTCCAACGCTGAAGGAGATCTGCTGATGAACGACACAGACCCGTCAGGGATGGAATGGTTATCGGTTGGCAATAGTCGACTCGAAGTGCTACGTCGCGGACAAGGGCAACCAGTGCTGCTACTGCATGGCATGCAGAACATTGACCCACACGCCCCGTTTCTCGACTTCCTCAGTCGCCGTGTGGCGATCATCGCGCCCTCGCATCCCGGCTTTGGTCACTCCCCACGCCCGGCTGACTTTGACACGGTCTACGATCTCGTCCATCTCTATCTCGATCTGCTTAACACGCTGCCGTATGAAAAGGTCACGGTTATGGGGTGCTCATTCGGGGGGTGGCTCGCTGCAGAACTCGCGGTGACATGTTGTCACCGCATCGATCGTCTTGTGCTTGTCGATGCCTTTGGCATCAAGATCTCAGACCGGGAAACACCTGATATCCTTGATGTCTTTAACACCTCGCCGCAGGAAGTACAGCGTCGCAGTTGGCACGCGCCCGAGCAGTGGACGCCAGATTTCAATGCCATGTCCGACGATGCCGTAGTCGTCCGTGCGCAGAATTGGGAGTCGCTGTGTCTCTATGGTTGGCATCCCTACATGCATAACCCGCAATTGAAGCGGTGGCTGCACACGATTACGTGCCCGACACTGGTGTTATGGGGCGCGAGCGACAGAATCGTGGAGCCTTCGTACGGGTGCGCGTATAGCGAGCTCATTCCTCATGCCCGATTCGAAGTGATCGCCAACGCTGGCCACCATCCGGAAATTGAACAGCCCGCAGTCTTTGTTGACCACGTCGTGCGGTTCTTGGAAGCATAGCTACACACCACGCAAAGGAGGGGAGCAACAATGGAGATTTGGTACCACAACGAAAACCCCTACCCATTCGTCCCGCAAGATGTGCTTGATCGTGCCGATTCAGTGCGCGCGAGCTTACCGAACCGATATTGTGACCCGGCGATCGCTGCCAATCTGTTCGAGGAAACGCTCGACGAGTTCATGTTGTGTGATGATCTGGGGATCAATGTCGTTGCCATCGAGCATCATGCTGGTATCAACTCACTGTTTGGTGCCAATCCACTAATTCTCGGTATTCTTGCCAGACAAACCCGTAAGGTCCGTATCCTCAGTATGGGTACCCTCATCTCCCTGCGCCCAGATCCAGTGCGGGTTGCTGAAGAGTATGCCACCGCCGATGTGATCTCGCGTGGGCGCTTGGATATCGGCTTCGTGAAGTCAGGCGCCAGCGAGATGGCGTCAAACAATGCCAATCCAGTGACCAACATCGAGCGCTATTGGGAAGCGATCGATCTTGTGATCAAAACGTTGCAGCATCAAGATGGGCCGTTTAGTTGGGAGGGCAAGCATTTTACTCATCGCCACGTCAACATCTGGCCGCGCCCATGGCAACAGCCGCATCCGCCCTTATGGGCAGCGACTGGTGATCCTGACACTACCAGTGAAGTCGGGCGTCGCGGCATGGTGAATGTGCTCGTCTTACGCGGAGAGGACGGCACCAAGCGGGCTTGGAGTGCCTATCGCCAGGCCCGTGCCGAGGCCGGGCTTCCACCAGTCACCACCAGTAACTTTGCCTATGCGGCGTTAGCGTATGTGGGTGAGACGCATGAGGAAGGAGTCGCCATTGGCAGCAAGTTGCTGTGGTTCCTCAACACCAGCCTCAAGATGGCACCGCAGTACGCGCAGTTTCTACCAGGAGCAATGGCACCACAATTCGCTCCACAGGTGTATCGGACCAAGCCGCAACCACCTGTGCGGAGCGACAAAGAAACGGGAGCTGGTAAGCCGGTCGTGTCGGCGATTCAGAATGTGGGTGGACTGATCGGTCTTACTGCAGAACAAGCGATGGCGCGCCAGATTCTCTTTGCTGGGAGCCCCGATACCGTCTATCAACAAATCATGGATTTCTACACGAACGTGGGCGGGTTTGGCCATTTGGTCATCATTGGCCGGTCGGGATTCATGACCCACGCCGAGGCGGAAAAAGGGCTGAAACTCTTCGCCAAAGAGGTCATGCCCAGACTAAAAGAGATTCCTCCACGTACGGTCGAGTAACTCAGGATGAAGGAGTGAGACACGCTTCATCACACACAGAGGGGCGAAGATGGCTATGCAATACGATGTGGTGTATGGCACAGGCAATGGTCGCGAGTTATGCGTCGATATTTTCCCTGCGACCGGAACGCAGAACTACCGCACTGCTGTTCTGCAATTGCATGGCGGTCGCTGGCGCTATGGTAACCGTAAAATGATGGCCGATCATGCGCGGAGTCTCAGTGCACTGGGCTTCACCTGCCTGCCGAGCGAATATCGCTTGCTCGGCGAAGCGCCGTGGCCGGCGGCACTACATGATGTCAAAGCTGCGATTCGCTGGACACGAGCCAATGCCGACCGCTTGGATGTAGACCCGAACCGGATCGCTCTCCAGGGATGTAGCGCGGGCGCCTATCTCGCACTCATGGCAGCAGCAACCAATGGGCGAGCGGAGTGGGAAGGACACGGTGGCAACGCGCAGGTCTCCAGTACCATCAATGCCATCATCTCGATCTATCCAGTAACCTTGTTCAAGCAAGACTGGCCCGGATGCTACAACGGCGACGCGCCGATCGCGGCGTCGGATGGTTACCTACCGGCATCCTTGCTACTCGAAGACAAACTGACGGAGGAGCAAGTCCAAGCGATCTCTCCCTATTCGTACGTCACTCCCCACTTTCCTTCCACAGCGCTGTGGCATGGTGGAGCTGATACGTATGTCCCACCATCGCATAGCATCCGCATGTACGAAGCATTGGTGCGGGCAGGCGTGATCGCTGATCTGCATCTCATTGCCGGTGTTGCCCATGTCTTCGATTTTGCCCCGAGCCATCTTGCAACTGTCCAACACGCGACAGCGCTCTTTTTGCGACGAACCATCAGTGACCCTAAAGCAATGCAGGAAGAAATCGCTGGCGTCGGCACGATGCTAAAAACCAAAGTCGACGAATTCAACTTGCCACGGTAAGCAAGCGTAACGATGCTCAGAGCGTTACGCTCTTTGACAGTGTGGCAGCAGAGGGGAGATACTGTCAGCAAGGTACGACGCTCCTCACTCGATGCAGTACGAGGACATCAATGTCATGGAAACGACCCAAGAAATCGCAGGAGAAACACACACG
This genomic window contains:
- a CDS encoding transposase — its product is MPSLPIEMIVVLAPFAQLFSEPVWRHVQVLVVGAILAPGKRTVSSCLRVMGLAGETHFTNYHRVLNRAQWSTLQAGKVLLGVLVKAFVPPGATIVLGADDTVERRSGRKIKVKGCYRDAVRSSKKHVVKCFGLKWVTMMLLVRVPWARRVWALPFLTVLCWPPKSRYQRRHKTSVDRVRQMMQQVRRWLPQRLLVLVVDGGFAVVALALACTVSEVVLVSRMRLDAALYHPPGPHPARRRGRKPTKGPRQRSLKCWATRSDTPWESVVVNWYHGERKPLQVFSRTALWYTSGWAPVAIRFVLVRDPDGRLADAAFLCTDLQATPTQILECVVMRWSVEVTFEEARAHLGLETQRQWSDPAIARTTPVLFGLFSLVTLLTLRLCPTGHVPVETAAWYHKSTATFADCLALVRRYLWRARYCNNSALHPDLLQLPREAFESLLDELPLAA
- a CDS encoding alpha/beta hydrolase, which translates into the protein MMPTFRTDDGAELHYKVEGNERGNPPLIFIHGWCSNLNHWEQQVRYFQNSHRILRMDRRGMGKSTTPGAGHTPQQHAADIAALARHEGFTNAVAIAHAGGGPAGVYFCSEYPELARAYVMVDTAISPGFALDHPSKMPARFYAEMIEKMTAPDGEQYFRQLYTSFFGAQADRALVEAAVTEASRTPVDTRVKELKLMASDTATPAATMRQPVLVIAGPWLADSFPQAVDHEKLKSLLKQAKHVELARAIGTGHFVQLEVPDQTNAFITSFVSRLA
- a CDS encoding alpha/beta hydrolase; amino-acid sequence: MGGLSTRWILSTLSNAEGDLLMNDTDPSGMEWLSVGNSRLEVLRRGQGQPVLLLHGMQNIDPHAPFLDFLSRRVAIIAPSHPGFGHSPRPADFDTVYDLVHLYLDLLNTLPYEKVTVMGCSFGGWLAAELAVTCCHRIDRLVLVDAFGIKISDRETPDILDVFNTSPQEVQRRSWHAPEQWTPDFNAMSDDAVVVRAQNWESLCLYGWHPYMHNPQLKRWLHTITCPTLVLWGASDRIVEPSYGCAYSELIPHARFEVIANAGHHPEIEQPAVFVDHVVRFLEA
- a CDS encoding LLM class flavin-dependent oxidoreductase translates to MEIWYHNENPYPFVPQDVLDRADSVRASLPNRYCDPAIAANLFEETLDEFMLCDDLGINVVAIEHHAGINSLFGANPLILGILARQTRKVRILSMGTLISLRPDPVRVAEEYATADVISRGRLDIGFVKSGASEMASNNANPVTNIERYWEAIDLVIKTLQHQDGPFSWEGKHFTHRHVNIWPRPWQQPHPPLWAATGDPDTTSEVGRRGMVNVLVLRGEDGTKRAWSAYRQARAEAGLPPVTTSNFAYAALAYVGETHEEGVAIGSKLLWFLNTSLKMAPQYAQFLPGAMAPQFAPQVYRTKPQPPVRSDKETGAGKPVVSAIQNVGGLIGLTAEQAMARQILFAGSPDTVYQQIMDFYTNVGGFGHLVIIGRSGFMTHAEAEKGLKLFAKEVMPRLKEIPPRTVE
- a CDS encoding alpha/beta hydrolase, which codes for MAMQYDVVYGTGNGRELCVDIFPATGTQNYRTAVLQLHGGRWRYGNRKMMADHARSLSALGFTCLPSEYRLLGEAPWPAALHDVKAAIRWTRANADRLDVDPNRIALQGCSAGAYLALMAAATNGRAEWEGHGGNAQVSSTINAIISIYPVTLFKQDWPGCYNGDAPIAASDGYLPASLLLEDKLTEEQVQAISPYSYVTPHFPSTALWHGGADTYVPPSHSIRMYEALVRAGVIADLHLIAGVAHVFDFAPSHLATVQHATALFLRRTISDPKAMQEEIAGVGTMLKTKVDEFNLPR